A stretch of the Lolium perenne isolate Kyuss_39 chromosome 3, Kyuss_2.0, whole genome shotgun sequence genome encodes the following:
- the LOC127345795 gene encoding putative respiratory burst oxidase homolog protein H, with protein sequence MINGWEEMSHSNLDAWLRLYFDMCDEKGDVKLREDYVKEIMVLRTSADKLAKSEISDYQAGSVSLDLKLWELARSTECVKLRIKVFPF encoded by the exons ATGATTAATGGTTGGGAGGAGATGTCTCACAGTAATCTTGATGCGTGGCTACGCTTATATTTTGACAT GTGTGACGAGAAAGGCGATGTTAAGCTCAGAGAAGATTATGTCAAGGAG ATTATGGTGCTGAGAACCTCAGCAGACAAGCTTGCCAAG TCTGAAATAAGTGATTACCAAGCGGGGAGTGTCAGTCTAGACCTCAAGTTGTGGGAGTTGGCCAGGTCCACTGAATGTGTCAAGTTACGCATCAAGGTGTTTCCCTTTTAG